ATGTGGTTTTGTTCACATTTTCTTGCAGATACCTTGACCGGAGCATAACTGGTTAACTTCACACAAGAGACCTACTGTTGGACAATCGTTTTGGCTTTAAAGGTAAATGCATTGTTAGTTACAATGTCTAGTTACTGGGCCAAAAGGAGACGAATATTGAAAGGAGTTGAGAGGGACAAACAGGAAATTGCAGCTGCAAACGATGCTCTACTTGCTGTTATTCCTGACTTTGACCAAGTAAATCCTCCTGTAAATGAACATCAACATGGAATGGCTTCAACAAGCCATGGACAAACTGTAACCCCTGAAGCACAGGAAATAACTGTTGATGAGGTGTATGAACCTAGTGAAATTTTTTCCTCAAGCACAGAAGAtagtgaggaggaagaggattGCCTAAGGACACAATTGGCAGGGTGGGCTATTGACAACATGATCCCCCATGTGGCACTGGGTAAGCTTTTAACCATTTTGTCCAAGGATCATCCAACCCTTCCTAAAGACCCAAGAACCCTTCTGAAAACAGTGACTTGTGTTAAAACAACAGAACTCTCAGGTGGTGTATACCATCACTCTGGAATTGAAAGTGGAATACTATCGCAGTTTTTAGTGTCTCCTGAATTGCAGAAGTTGACGTCAGTTTCAATGCAAGTTAATGTTGATGGACTTCCACTTTTCAAAAGCTCAAATGCCCAGTTCTGGCCAGTTCTTGGTTTAATTGAGCAATACGTGTGTAATGTCCAACAAAACAAACTTCCATTTGTCATTGGTCTCTATTATGGGAAGAAGAAGCCAAGCAGCCTTCACTTTTTGAATCCTTTTGTAGAAGAGGCACAGCGACTTGAAGCGGAAGGAGTTCTGTTTGAAAGGAGAGCACTTCCTttcaaaatatcaacatttatctGTGACGCCCCTGCTCGTGCACTTGTTCGAAATGTGAAAGGTCACAGTGGATATTATGGGTGTGACAAGTGTGTTCAAAAGGGGGTCCACTACGAGAACAGGATGACCTTTCCTCAAACAGATTCTGCTCCAAGATTAGACCATGCAGTCCGTGATGAACTTTCTGATGACAGTCATCAGTGTGGAGAAACGCCATTGGCATTGTTGTCTGTTGGTTTGGTCACCCAGTTCCCACTGGATTATATGCATCTGGTATGCCTTGGAGTGACAAGAAAGTTGTTGCATCTTTGGCTAAAGGGACGGCGGCTGACAAGATTTTCGCCCAGCATGGTAAAAGAGCTCTCCAGAGTACTCCTGACCTTCACACCTCATGTTCCGTGCGAGTTCAACAGGAAGCAACGATCCATGGAAGATGTTGAGCGTTGGAAAGCTACAGAATTCAGGCAGTTCCTCTTGTACACTGGACCAGTCAGCTTAAAAGGCCTTGTACCAACTCAAGTGTACAACAACTTCATGCTGCTTTCAGTTGGCATCACCATCCTACTGAATGTGTCCCTGTGTGCTGACCTTGCAGACTATGCACACAGAATATTGGTTCTCTTTGTTGATCACTGCAGCAAGCTTTATGGAAAAGAACATGTGACATACAACATGCATGGATTGGTGCACCTGAGCCAAGATGCCAAAAAGTATGGCGTCCTTGATAACATATCATGCTTCCCATTTGAAAACTTCCTTGGGTGTCTGAAGAAACTGTTGCGCAAGCCTGCACAACCACTGGAGCAGGTTGTTCGCCGATTGTCAGAGAGAAGTCAGCACAGAAGAACAAACATCTCCAAAACAAGGTCCTTGAGAGAGCACAACCATGGACCACTTCTCAACGGTCTTTCTGTGAAAAAGCAGTATGAGGAGTGTTACTTTCAAGACTTTGTTGTGAAACGTTCAGAGGGAGACAACTGTGTCCTGTTGGAAAATAAAGACATAGTTGTTATACAGAATGTCGTCGTTGATGAAATGGACAACACTTTGCTCATCTACAAGAGGTTCCGGAACATGGTCGATTTCTTCACTTACCCTGTGGAATCTTCCAAGCTAGGCATTTTTCATTTATCTGGCCTGTCAGATACACTCCGCTTTACCCATATAGCAAATGTGCAGAATAAATATTATCTTCTTCCTTGCCTGGATGGAAAGGCTGGTTTTCCGTTGATCCACTTGTAAAAATGACTGCTTTTTTTGAAGGGgtgagaatttaatttattttgcctGGAAATTAATCAATTTTTACTTTATGCACgtttttcttctattttagaTGCTGTTTGCCATTGTTCAGTTTATTGATGAGGAGGATCAGCCATTTGCAGTGGTTCCGCAAGTGTGGCTCAGCGAGGGCATGTGCTATTGGCCCCCATTTAACCTCCGCAAAAAAGACAAAGGCAACAATTTAGCCATCCGCTGCACGCCTCCACACAGCACCTGGGAGAAACATCATTTTAAGTTTATGAAGGGAGCAGGTAAATGGTTCTGACTTATGCATTTGATTTTCCTGCATTTCATCTGTGTATTTTCTTTGTCTGTTTATGGTGGATAACTGACTTTCATTCATTATTCCCTGCTCTAGAATGTTGGCAAGAGGCGATGAGATATTTGGTGCGCTTCCAAACAGGTTCTAGCGTTGAAACGACGGACGATgacaagaagagaaagagaaagagaatctCAAATTCCAAGTACAGACCCCTCTTCTGATGAAGAGGAGTCTAGTCTTCCAGATGCACCAGCAGTGCTGTCGTTTGGACAACCTCTTTTGAGCTTTGAAAACATTGTTCCTGGTAACAAGGTTTCAGTGCTGCCCGATGCTCCAGAAGTTGCATCGATTCCAGAAAACCAGGAAAATGTTGTGCCATCTGTAGACTTCAGAGGTGGTATGTAAAATTGCTGTGATGCTTGATTTGTGATCCTGCCACTAAACTATACCCTTTGTTagattttcaaatttctgtttcCTCTTTCTCAGAACCAGGTTTCTCCCCAGAAATTCAGACTCCACTTCACAGAGCCAAGAGTTTGAGTACAAGTAAGTGATGTTATTTGTGACGTTTTTTTGTCTTGGAAACTATTGCTTCTATTTAAGATAAGGAATCCTTTAATCATAATCTGTTTTTCATTAGGACACTTGACTGGTTACTCGCCGCAGCAGTTTCTGGATGAAAGGTGTCGAGGTGTGTTGTACATTCCATTAGCATTGCAGAGTTCAATTATAGTTTCATTACTGAATATGCAATACTCTGCACTGAAGTTAAAGCTGTTATGTTTGCTCTTCCAGCTCGTCAAGTACTAAGCTTTACACCCCCAGCAGCAAATTTACCCTGGCAGCATATGGGTGAAAACGCTGGAGGTATGTAATATGTTGCGCTAAACTAAGTGTTCCATTTTAAGTCCAATTCATTAAATGTATGCAATAACTTCAAACATATTTTTACGTCAATGATTATCAATAGGAGAAAGTCATCGCTCTGTAATTGGCCCTTGGACTCCCCTGGCATCTCGTGTACAGCATGAAGTTTTCAGCTATGAAGGTATATTTTAGGCCTATGTCTTAGTGTCCagtgttttaaaagtattgaaaatagtgcctttaggtgtttttttttttgttgttgttttgttttttaatgtagattTCCAGAGACTCCAGAATGAAAAACAAGCCGTGATGGAGGAGAACCAAGCCCTTAGGGAGGAGAACCAAGCTCTGAGGGAGGAGAACCAAGCTCTGAGGGAAAGCACTGCACGAGCAGGTAAGAACATGCACAAAAAAGTCAAACTTAGGAAAGAGTATGTGATGTATGTACAAAATTACCATATGCCTTTCATTTTGTAGCTTCGGATGACAGCGGCTCACTTCAAGAGCAGGTGAAGCAAGTTGGGACAATGTTGAAGACGTTTGCTCGCACTGGGCAATCAGGTACAACTTGCAAACAACACCTGTGGTTGTTGGTTTAATTCCCACTGGGGCCACCTATACATGTAGTAGACCTAGATATAAATGTCATAGTTTAGTAGTTGAGGGACCAGGactgactattattttatttaaccccTGTAGGTGCAGATCAGACCTTAATGCTGCGACGTCTTGGAGAGTTTGGCGATGTTGTGCGTAGCATGGACAACAAAATGGACACTATGCTGCAACATTTCAGTGCCAATGTGTCTGTTGGAGAGTTATCCCTGCCAGGGGATCTGTTACTCCCCCTAGACACCCAGGAAGATTTGGCGTTGCTTGACAACAGTTTGAGGCAGGATAAAGAGCTCCAGGAACGATTTGTAAGTGTGCTGATTTCGTTTATAACTCCATAGGGTAATGTAAAAAGTAGAATTAAGATTGTACACTGCATATTCTACAGTCTGAATCCATAGCCtgtcacattttatatttatgtatgataAGCTTCAGAGAAATGTAATTTGTaacactttttttggattttcagcTTCGGTTTTTGGCAATCAAATGTGGGAGGGACCTAAAGACAACCGTCTGGCGGATGCTTCAAAGTATCTTCTCTAATCACCTTTCCATCAATACAACCTGGACTGGAGTTGgggataaagcatgttttagagACATGTTCCTGAAGACCATTGTTCAAAGTAagttggatgtaaaaaaaaaaaaaaaaaaaaaaaaatatgtttagtaGATGTGTATGGCATTATGCCATTCAAATGGAATGACAGATCTGTATTTTCTACAGGAGCCATCCGGAAGAACCCGGCAACACAGGATGCCACTGATGAAGCCATCCAGGTTAACGTTACGCGTTACCTGAAAGGAGCATCTGACCGTGAAGGCGGAAAAAGGCGCCGCACAGCTGAGAGGGACCCACAGCCGACCCCTTAAACCTAGGCTGACTACTGACATCCCAGCATCACTGACAACTGGAACCCTTTCTTTATCCTGCAGTCAGTAACATCAAGACCCCTAAAGAAGCCAGAAGTGTCAGACTGCACTCCCCAATCCACACTGTTCACTGTGGATATTATCATGGTGCTTAActtattatattgttaaatatagctTGTAAATCCTTGTGCCACAGGTCAGCATTGCAGTTATATCTGTTCTACTACTTTTTTTAcctcagtattttttatatatatttgaagatgTTTATCACAGATACAAGAGACATCTTGTACCCCAGGTCAGCAATGCCATTATAATGGTCTATTCTACTCCAGAGCTTTATTCTAAATTATTACCACTTATCTTATTGTTAGAAATGGCTTGTAAATGTGATGTTATACCTGAATTTTTTTTGGTgtcctgcacattctttggtACCAGATATACTCATTACTTATGTTTACTGGTAATTCTTTTCATGCCAGAGCTGACCTctttatattattaacaattattgtAAGTGTTATAATTTGCTTGTAAGctaaggctgtttttttttttttaacaatttaattggaaacctgcatgtgtgtgtgtgtgtgtgtatttatttattttttttctctttttttctgttatttatatttcagGGATCTGACATCATGTTtcaatgacagttactgtactttgAAATGTGGAATTAAAACGTCAAATGGAAATTTGTCTGGTTTGATCAATCATTATTCTTGATAaactgcataatatatatatatgtaatatataatatatatatatatatataaataaataagcaagcggCGACCGATCGCTCGAAAATGGCTTCAAGTTATAGGCCAATTGCTTTGTCATCCCACCTGGGTAAGGTAATGGAGAGAATGATTGTGGAGAGAATGACTTTTTATGTTGAGTCCCGGAATTTGATAACGCCGTTCCAAAGCGGCTTCAGGAAAGGAAGGTCAACGATGGACCCAGTTATTAAAATGGAGAGTGATATAAGGAAAGCCCAAGTGTGTAAAGAAGTAGTTGCTGCTATATTTTTTGATGTGGAAAAGGCGTATGATATGCTTTGGAAGGATGGTGTGTTAATTAAAATACGAAGGCTTGGAATAGACGGGAAAATGTATTACTGGATTAAGGACTTTTTAAATAATAGACAAATTCAGGTGAGGATAAACAGTAGCTTCTCTGATTGTCTATTTGTGGAAAATGGTGTACCCCAAGGAAGTGTTATTTCACCAATTCTATTCTCTATTATGATAAATGATATATATGATACACTTGATTATAGCATAGGCAAATCATTGTTTGCAGATGACGGCGCTCTTTGGAAAAGGGGTAAAAATGTTCAAATCACTGTTAAAAACTTGCAAAAAGCTATCGACTCTGTTGAAGAATGGGCTGGGAAATGGGGATTCAGGTTCTCTGTTGAGAAAACTAAGGTAGTATtcttctcatttaaaaaaattgaagaaAGTTTTAAATTCCAGTTGTATGGTAGAGATTTAAAAAGAGTAAATTGTATGAGATTTTTAGGTATGCATTTTGATTCTAAGCTTACATGGCATAATCATATTGAAAATATTGTTGACAAATGTAAAAAAGTCATTAACATAATTAGGTGCTTGTGCAATAAGGAGTGGGGAGCAGATATGACTTCAATGAAAAGATTATATGTTGGATTAATTAAGTCTATTGTTGACTACGGGTGCATGGCTTATGGGTCTGCTGCAAAGTCTGAATTAAAGAAGCTTGATGTTATTCAGGGTTCGGCCCTTAGGATATGTTCAGGAGTAATGAGAACCTCCCCTATATCAGCGCTTCAGGTTGAAGTAGGTGAAATGCCATTTGAGTTGAGGCGACTGCAAATGTCATTGTCGTATTATGTTCAATTAAAAGGACATATTGAAGACCATCCCACTAAAAGTGTCCTCATCTTAACATGGGAGCAGGAAAAAAGTAAAAGAGAGTCGTTTAGTGCAAGTATTCATGAAAAGGTAAAGCAAGCAGCTTTAGAAAATTATGAATTTAGTCCATCTGTAGTCTATTCACCGCACCCACCGTGGATGCTACTGGTACCGGACACTGATGTAACCTtgcatgaaaagtaaaaaaattataagggATATAGTGGACAAATGGCTATGAGGTATGTAGATAACTATTATGGGTACGTGCAAATCTTTACTGATGGATCAAAACAACCAGATACAGGGAAAGTGGCAATCGCATATGTGATACCAGAGTTTGATATTAAGTTTTCTGCAAGAGTTTCGGATCACCTATCAGTGTACACAGCAGAGCTAATAGCAATTGTAATGGCGTTGCAGTGGGTAGAGCAAATGAAACCACTAAGAGTAGTTGTATGTTCAGATTCGTTGTCAGCCTTAGAAAATTTTAAATCAGGTAACTCAAATGAAAGGTATGATATTGTGTGTGAGATATTGACTTTGATTCATAGTATTCAAAATGGGGGGACGCATGTAAAGTTTGTGTGGGTTCCGGCTCATGTAGGTATGGTTGGTAATGAGTTGGCAGACAAGTTT
The nucleotide sequence above comes from Carassius gibelio isolate Cgi1373 ecotype wild population from Czech Republic chromosome B3, carGib1.2-hapl.c, whole genome shotgun sequence. Encoded proteins:
- the LOC127952441 gene encoding uncharacterized protein LOC127952441 isoform X1: MIPHVALGKLLTILSKDHPTLPKDPRTLLKTVTCVKTTELSGGVYHHSGIESGILSQFLVSPELQKLTSVSMQVNVDGLPLFKSSNAQFWPVLGLIEQYVCNVQQNKLPFVIGLYYGKKKPSSLHFLNPFVEEAQRLEAEGVLFERRALPFKISTFICDAPARALVRNVKGHSGYYGCDKCVQKGVHYENRMTFPQTDSAPRLDHAVRDELSDDSHQCGETPLALLSVGLVTQFPLDYMHLVCLGVTRKLLHLWLKGRRLTRFSPSMVKELSRVLLTFTPHVPCEFNRKQRSMEDVERWKATEFRQFLLYTGPVSLKGLVPTQVYNNFMLLSVGITILLNVSLCADLADYAHRILVLFVDHCSKLYGKEHVTYNMHGLVHLSQDAKKYGVLDNISCFPFENFLGCLKKLLRKPAQPLEQVVRRLSERSQHRRTNISKTRSLREHNHGPLLNGLSVKKQYEECYFQDFVVKRSEGDNCVLLENKDIVVIQNVVVDEMDNTLLIYKRFRNMVDFFTYPVESSKLGIFHLSGLSDTLRFTHIANVQNKYYLLPCLDGKAGFPLIHL
- the LOC127952441 gene encoding uncharacterized protein LOC127952441 isoform X2; the protein is MTRRERERESQIPSTDPSSDEEESSLPDAPAVLSFGQPLLSFENIVPGNKVSVLPDAPEVASIPENQENVVPSVDFRGEPGFSPEIQTPLHRAKSLSTRHLTGYSPQQFLDERCRARQVLSFTPPAANLPWQHMGENAGGESHRSVIGPWTPLASRVQHEVFSYEDFQRLQNEKQAVMEENQALREENQALREENQALRESTARAASDDSGSLQEQVKQVGTMLKTFARTGQSGADQTLMLRRLGEFGDVVRSMDNKMDTMLQHFSANVSVGELSLPGDLLLPLDTQEDLALLDNSLRQDKELQERFLRFLAIKCGRDLKTTVWRMLQSIFSNHLSINTTWTGVGDKACFRDMFLKTIVQRAIRKNPATQDATDEAIQVNVTRYLKGASDREGGKRRRTAERDPQPTP
- the LOC127952441 gene encoding uncharacterized protein LOC127952441 isoform X3, with translation MTRRERERESQIPSTDPSSDEEESSLPDAPAVLSFGQPLLSFENIVPGNKVSVLPDAPEVASIPENQENVVPSVDFRGEPGFSPEIQTPLHRAKSLSTRESHRSVIGPWTPLASRVQHEVFSYEDFQRLQNEKQAVMEENQALREENQALREENQALRESTARAASDDSGSLQEQVKQVGTMLKTFARTGQSGADQTLMLRRLGEFGDVVRSMDNKMDTMLQHFSANVSVGELSLPGDLLLPLDTQEDLALLDNSLRQDKELQERFLRFLAIKCGRDLKTTVWRMLQSIFSNHLSINTTWTGVGDKACFRDMFLKTIVQRAIRKNPATQDATDEAIQVNVTRYLKGASDREGGKRRRTAERDPQPTP